One Monomorium pharaonis isolate MP-MQ-018 chromosome 4, ASM1337386v2, whole genome shotgun sequence DNA segment encodes these proteins:
- the LOC114255034 gene encoding uncharacterized protein LOC114255034 translates to MCRYCNFFLFKQLEHLKQEKRRLKRALKSEEIKCTDDGCDEDQPIKMSTDTLEKSLNAIKSFQHWSKSSSASVNSLLTIQPKTKNNPGICSTDEPTEQTIKIIDIPFLEQTDGIDVINLPSILENVSVQKKYINHKSNCKK, encoded by the exons atgtGCCGttactgtaattttttcctttttaaacaattagaACACTTGAAACAAGAAAAAAGGCGGCTTAAGCGAGCCTTAAAGTCCGAGGAAATTAAATGCACTGATGACGGATGTGATGAAGACCAACCTATTAAAATGTCTACAGATACCCTCGAAAAAAGTTTGAATGCTATAAAATCCTTCCAACACTGGAGTAAGTCTTCTTCGGCATCAGTAAATTCATTGCTTACCATCCAGCCAAAAACGAAGAACAATCCag ggATATGCTCGACGGATGAACCAACGGAACaaacaataaagataatagATATTCCTTTTTTGGAACAAACTGACGGGATAGATGTAATAAATCTACCATCGA ttttagagAATGTTTCTGTTCAGAAGAAATACATAAACCACAAGAGCAACtgcaagaaataa